The following are encoded together in the Poseidonibacter lekithochrous genome:
- a CDS encoding inorganic phosphate transporter: protein MDIKTFETLDKAAGKTLPGFAKLSLALLFMVVVFLWSYTSHGNVPNNTFLIIGAVFGAYMAMNIGANDVANNVGPAVGSKALTLTAAIVIAVIFEAMGAFVAGGDVVKTIKKGIIDPALISDPQVFIWAMTAALLSAALWLNFATSIGAPVSTTHSIVGGVMGAGIAAAGFAIVSWGTMGKIAASWVISPVLGGVIAAAFLYFIKTKIVYKKDMISSATKIVPYLIAVMTWAFSTYLILKGIKKLIKLDFFTAAGLGLLIAIGAFLLVRPLIAKVAMKLENSRVSVNTLFTIPLIFAAALLSFAHGANDVANAIGPLAAINDAVMSSEISSKVDIPFWVMAVGAVGIAIGLALYGPKLIKTVGSEITELDQMRAFSIAMAAAITVIIASQLGLPVSSTHIAVGGVFGVGFLREYLDSNETRFLQQLRKKFKKHKKELDSMTKELDELEALEKKSKSNYVRIVELYKGIEEKQEVVKQEKKDVKEAKSVKYVKRDAVKKIIAAWVITVPAAAMLSAAIFFMIKGIMS from the coding sequence TTGGATATCAAAACGTTTGAAACATTAGATAAAGCTGCTGGAAAAACGCTTCCAGGTTTTGCTAAGTTGTCACTGGCATTACTATTTATGGTAGTAGTATTTTTATGGTCTTATACATCACATGGAAATGTGCCAAATAATACATTCCTAATTATTGGTGCAGTATTTGGTGCATATATGGCAATGAACATTGGAGCAAATGATGTTGCTAATAATGTAGGTCCTGCTGTTGGATCGAAAGCTCTTACTTTAACGGCAGCTATTGTTATTGCAGTTATCTTTGAAGCTATGGGTGCATTTGTTGCTGGTGGTGATGTTGTTAAAACAATCAAAAAAGGAATTATTGATCCTGCTTTAATTTCTGACCCTCAAGTATTCATTTGGGCTATGACAGCTGCTTTATTATCAGCAGCATTATGGCTTAACTTCGCAACTTCTATTGGAGCTCCGGTATCTACGACTCACTCTATTGTTGGTGGTGTAATGGGTGCAGGTATTGCAGCCGCTGGTTTTGCTATTGTTTCATGGGGAACTATGGGTAAAATTGCTGCATCATGGGTAATTTCACCTGTCTTAGGTGGTGTTATTGCTGCTGCCTTCCTCTATTTTATTAAAACCAAGATTGTTTATAAAAAAGATATGATAAGTTCTGCAACTAAAATAGTGCCATATTTAATTGCAGTTATGACTTGGGCATTCTCAACTTACTTAATTTTAAAAGGTATTAAAAAACTTATTAAGTTAGACTTCTTTACAGCTGCTGGATTAGGATTACTAATTGCAATTGGAGCTTTCTTATTAGTTAGACCACTTATTGCAAAAGTTGCTATGAAATTAGAAAACTCTAGAGTTTCTGTAAATACATTATTTACTATTCCATTAATTTTTGCTGCTGCATTACTTTCTTTTGCTCACGGTGCAAATGATGTTGCAAATGCAATTGGACCATTAGCTGCTATTAATGATGCGGTAATGAGTTCTGAGATTTCTTCAAAAGTTGATATTCCTTTCTGGGTAATGGCAGTTGGTGCTGTTGGTATTGCTATTGGACTTGCATTATATGGACCAAAACTTATCAAAACTGTAGGTTCTGAAATTACAGAGCTTGATCAAATGAGAGCCTTCTCTATTGCAATGGCAGCAGCTATTACAGTTATTATTGCTTCTCAATTAGGATTACCTGTATCTTCTACTCATATTGCAGTTGGTGGGGTATTTGGAGTTGGATTCTTAAGAGAGTACTTAGATTCAAATGAAACTAGATTCTTACAACAATTAAGAAAAAAATTCAAAAAACATAAAAAAGAGTTAGATTCTATGACTAAAGAGCTTGATGAATTAGAAGCACTTGAAAAGAAATCTAAATCTAACTACGTTAGAATTGTTGAACTTTACAAAGGTATTGAAGAGAAACAAGAAGTAGTTAAACAAGAGAAAAAAGACGTTAAAGAAGCAAAAAGTGTTAAGTATGTAAAAAGAGATGCTGTTAAGAAAATTATTGCAGCATGGGTTATTACAGTACCAGCAGCAGCAATGTTATCAGCTGCAATCTTCTTTATGATTAAAGGAATTATGAGTTAA
- a CDS encoding response regulator, translating into MYENLKNINILYVEDDEFIREQTATLLSVVFNKIHTAIDGQDGINKFNALNDEIHVVVTDINMPKISGIDMSKNIKSNVERDIPIIAISAYSQEDHILEDIADLFTFYLRKPTQIKDLIKSIGDAFELTR; encoded by the coding sequence ATGTATGAGAATTTAAAAAATATAAACATTTTATATGTAGAAGATGATGAGTTCATTAGAGAACAAACAGCTACCTTACTTTCTGTTGTATTTAATAAAATACATACAGCTATAGATGGGCAAGATGGTATAAATAAATTTAATGCACTTAATGATGAAATTCATGTTGTTGTAACAGATATTAATATGCCAAAAATTTCTGGAATTGATATGTCAAAAAATATTAAGAGTAATGTAGAAAGAGATATTCCAATTATTGCTATTTCAGCTTATTCCCAAGAGGATCATATTCTAGAAGATATTGCAGATTTATTTACCTTCTATTTGAGAAAACCTACTCAAATAAAAGATTTAATAAAAAGCATCGGTGATGCTTTTGAACTTACAAGATAA
- a CDS encoding AEC family transporter translates to MEALVSVATIYLFIIMGFIFKRVFKNDVNERSIVLLNLYFLQPMLIFWGLTRAPINDDFILAPIIYYIAIFIALVIAYIYSLRVFSRDYQDKSIFMASSLVGNTGNLGIPLGIALFGESSVPYTSILNIANIFFIYIFSVYFFAGDKFRFIDALKEIFKIPAMWFAIAALSFNYFGFTLSADFDKVFTMGAYAAIVMQLIIFGVFMSQVKIRTANWKLSLNIALFKHIVLPSIGLCVILYFDIDPFVGAILFLELIVPLAVNNVNLSALYNCKPIDTTFSVLISSFVFVAFIYVYILIINKFFGL, encoded by the coding sequence ATCGAAGCACTTGTCTCAGTAGCCACAATTTATTTATTTATTATCATGGGATTTATTTTTAAAAGAGTATTTAAAAATGATGTAAATGAAAGAAGTATTGTTTTATTAAACTTATATTTCTTACAACCTATGCTAATTTTTTGGGGTTTAACAAGAGCTCCTATAAATGATGATTTTATTCTTGCTCCTATTATTTATTATATTGCAATTTTTATAGCTTTAGTAATTGCGTATATTTACTCTCTACGGGTTTTTAGTAGGGATTACCAAGACAAATCTATCTTTATGGCTTCCTCGTTAGTAGGAAATACTGGTAATTTAGGAATTCCCCTAGGAATCGCCCTTTTTGGGGAGTCTAGCGTGCCTTATACTTCTATTTTAAATATTGCAAATATTTTCTTTATTTATATATTTTCTGTTTATTTCTTTGCGGGAGATAAATTTAGATTTATTGATGCTTTAAAAGAGATATTTAAAATTCCTGCAATGTGGTTTGCAATTGCTGCTTTATCTTTTAATTACTTTGGATTTACTCTAAGTGCTGATTTTGATAAAGTATTTACAATGGGTGCTTATGCTGCAATTGTAATGCAATTAATCATCTTTGGAGTATTTATGTCTCAAGTAAAGATTAGAACTGCAAACTGGAAGTTATCCCTAAATATCGCTTTATTTAAACATATAGTTCTACCATCAATTGGATTATGTGTAATTTTATACTTTGACATAGATCCTTTCGTAGGAGCTATTTTATTTTTGGAACTTATTGTTCCTTTGGCTGTGAATAATGTAAATTTATCAGCACTATATAATTGCAAACCAATTGATACAACTTTTTCTGTATTGATTAGTTCTTTTGTATTTGTAGCTTTTATTTACGTATATATTTTAATAATTAATAAGTTTTTTGGATTGTAG
- the asnB gene encoding asparagine synthase (glutamine-hydrolyzing), with product MCGIIGSNFISSNFSSSLEMLNNRGPDFQKSIKFEDKEFGHTRLAIIDLDEEANQPMVFDDIILVFNGEIYNYKQLIIDEELECKTQSDSEVLIRLYQKYGFDFLNKLNGMFAFCIYDMKKDLYFFARDRYGKKPLFYYFLDKKLIFSSSIKSVVNLLDKKPNLNKVALSKYMQYFVSFGEDTFFQNVFKLEAATYMVYEPKKSKELIRKRFYKINTYKAVKDEHQAIGDIEELLFNAVESRLVGDVEVASLLSGGIDSSLISALYTKISGKKINTFSVGYNEYKNYCELDYAKITADHIGSYHNPVEISKKDFIDNFEDTMNALEEPHGDSAAVPLNILTKQIHQSGIKTVLSGEGSDEIFLGYDNYAKFLKYYSFEKTLSGDQNDFLNDIISALQNNTKESEYLRRIVKKQNLYNSFGEIYTDIQKKRLFNKVPTFKNEKAKKDPVDWMSYIDLKIWLGESLLSKVDRISMRNSLEVRTPFLDFNLVNYLFSVDSKIKVGNTNKYLLKQIAQKYIPDTIINRTKKGFNSPFNEWLNQEYGKSILETILFVNKETGLFNEEYIKHIYELSLKRKFKQHLYSLYVFSLWYKKEFLS from the coding sequence ATGTGTGGAATAATCGGTAGTAATTTTATCTCTAGTAATTTCTCTTCTTCTTTAGAGATGTTAAATAATAGAGGTCCAGATTTTCAAAAGTCAATTAAGTTTGAGGATAAAGAGTTTGGTCATACAAGACTAGCAATAATTGATTTGGATGAAGAAGCAAATCAGCCTATGGTTTTTGATGATATTATTTTAGTTTTTAATGGTGAGATTTATAACTATAAACAACTAATAATTGATGAAGAATTAGAGTGTAAAACTCAAAGTGATTCAGAGGTTTTAATAAGACTTTATCAGAAGTATGGTTTTGATTTCTTAAATAAATTAAATGGTATGTTTGCTTTTTGTATTTATGATATGAAAAAAGATTTATATTTCTTTGCTAGGGATAGATATGGTAAAAAGCCATTATTTTATTATTTTTTAGATAAAAAACTTATTTTTTCTTCTTCTATTAAATCTGTCGTTAATTTACTAGATAAAAAACCAAACTTGAATAAAGTAGCTTTATCTAAGTATATGCAGTATTTTGTCTCTTTTGGAGAAGATACTTTTTTCCAAAATGTATTTAAACTCGAAGCTGCAACGTATATGGTTTATGAGCCTAAAAAAAGTAAAGAGCTTATTCGTAAACGTTTTTATAAGATAAATACATATAAAGCTGTAAAAGATGAACATCAAGCTATTGGTGATATTGAAGAACTTTTATTTAATGCTGTTGAGTCTAGATTAGTTGGTGATGTTGAAGTAGCATCTTTATTAAGTGGAGGAATTGATAGCTCACTTATTTCTGCTTTATATACAAAAATCTCTGGAAAAAAAATAAATACTTTTTCAGTGGGATACAATGAATATAAAAACTATTGTGAATTAGATTATGCAAAAATTACAGCAGATCATATTGGTTCATATCATAATCCTGTAGAGATTTCTAAAAAAGATTTTATTGATAATTTTGAGGATACTATGAATGCATTAGAAGAACCCCATGGAGATTCTGCTGCAGTGCCTTTAAATATCTTAACAAAACAGATTCATCAAAGTGGAATCAAAACAGTTCTCTCTGGAGAAGGTAGTGATGAGATTTTTTTAGGTTATGACAATTATGCTAAGTTTTTAAAGTATTATAGTTTTGAGAAAACACTAAGTGGAGATCAAAATGACTTTTTAAATGATATTATCTCTGCTTTACAGAATAATACTAAAGAGAGTGAATACCTAAGACGTATAGTTAAAAAACAAAATCTTTATAACTCTTTTGGCGAGATTTATACTGATATTCAAAAGAAAAGACTTTTTAATAAAGTTCCAACTTTCAAAAATGAGAAAGCAAAAAAAGATCCAGTTGATTGGATGAGTTATATAGACTTAAAAATTTGGCTAGGAGAGAGTTTATTATCAAAGGTTGATAGAATATCAATGAGAAACTCTTTAGAGGTTAGAACACCTTTCCTGGACTTTAATTTAGTGAATTATCTTTTCTCTGTTGATTCAAAGATAAAAGTAGGAAATACTAATAAATACTTGCTAAAACAAATAGCTCAGAAATATATTCCTGATACAATTATTAATCGAACAAAAAAAGGTTTTAATTCTCCTTTTAATGAGTGGTTAAATCAAGAGTATGGTAAATCTATTTTAGAGACAATTCTTTTTGTGAATAAGGAAACTGGATTATTTAATGAAGAGTATATAAAGCATATATATGAACTTTCTTTAAAAAGAAAATTTAAACAACATCTTTATTCTTTATATGTATTTTCATTGTGGTATAAAAAAGAGTTTCTATCTTAA
- the bluB gene encoding 5,6-dimethylbenzimidazole synthase — protein sequence MNFTKKDLETLNQIIASRRDVRGNNFINKKISKKKLTAILNSALHAPSVGYSQPWRFVIVDDEKREKVYKHFSKSFEKSKLRFRDKPIYNTLKLEGIKESNINIAVYYKKPTKNVLGQTYMKRSGEYSVVCAILNMWLTARAMNIGMGWVSILKPKKVNKIFDIDKKDYKFIAYLCFGYTKEFYDEPELKKLKWEKEKQLQECLLNK from the coding sequence ATGAACTTTACTAAAAAAGACTTAGAAACACTTAATCAAATTATTGCCTCTCGACGTGATGTTAGAGGTAATAACTTTATAAATAAAAAAATCTCAAAAAAGAAATTAACTGCTATTTTAAACTCAGCACTTCATGCTCCTTCTGTTGGATATTCTCAACCTTGGAGATTTGTAATTGTTGATGATGAAAAAAGAGAAAAAGTATATAAACATTTTTCCAAGTCATTTGAAAAAAGTAAATTAAGATTTAGAGATAAACCAATATACAATACCTTAAAACTTGAAGGTATAAAAGAATCAAATATTAATATTGCTGTGTACTATAAAAAACCTACAAAAAATGTTTTAGGTCAAACTTATATGAAAAGATCTGGTGAATATTCTGTGGTTTGTGCAATCTTAAATATGTGGTTAACTGCTAGAGCTATGAATATTGGAATGGGATGGGTTTCTATTTTAAAACCTAAAAAAGTGAATAAAATTTTTGATATTGATAAAAAAGATTATAAATTTATAGCTTATTTATGTTTTGGATATACAAAAGAGTTTTATGATGAACCAGAACTAAAAAAACTCAAGTGGGAAAAAGAAAAACAACTTCAAGAGTGTCTACTCAATAAATAA
- a CDS encoding TRAP transporter substrate-binding protein — MKRIIGKLGVTSVLLIAMAMAVQAKEKVYKFKLATTWGTAGTPLIDAPKNMAKLAEEMSNGRLLIRVDSSNKHKAPLGILDMVKGGQYDMGHSTSYFWKGKDINTLPFTTMPFGMTAPEQYAWFYHGGGMEFMKKVYDKHNVLAFPGGNTGVQMGGWFKKEIKTLDDLKGLKMRIPGFAGEIMAKVGVQVTNMAPGELYTSLERNTLDALEWVGPSMDIKMGFHKIAPYYYTGWHEPGAETQFYINTRKFNKLPKDLQKILVTAMRVSAYDLYIQNYHLSAIALADMLTEYPNIKIKTLPSEVMKKMKEVNAELRVEMANKSPLLKEVFQSQEAYQKKAREWTKMSDFLYLKDNLE; from the coding sequence ATGAAAAGAATAATTGGTAAATTAGGTGTTACATCTGTTTTACTTATTGCTATGGCAATGGCTGTCCAGGCAAAAGAAAAAGTATATAAATTTAAATTAGCTACAACTTGGGGTACAGCTGGTACACCACTTATTGACGCGCCAAAAAATATGGCAAAACTTGCAGAAGAAATGTCTAACGGAAGATTATTAATCAGAGTTGACTCTTCAAATAAACATAAAGCCCCTTTAGGTATTCTTGATATGGTAAAAGGTGGTCAATATGATATGGGTCACTCAACATCTTATTTCTGGAAAGGTAAAGATATAAACACTTTACCATTTACTACAATGCCATTTGGAATGACAGCACCTGAACAATATGCTTGGTTCTATCACGGTGGTGGTATGGAATTTATGAAAAAAGTTTATGATAAACATAATGTACTTGCTTTCCCTGGTGGAAACACAGGAGTACAAATGGGTGGATGGTTTAAAAAAGAGATTAAAACTCTTGATGACTTAAAAGGTCTTAAGATGAGAATCCCTGGTTTTGCAGGTGAGATTATGGCTAAAGTTGGTGTTCAAGTTACAAATATGGCTCCAGGTGAATTATATACTTCATTAGAAAGAAATACATTAGATGCATTAGAATGGGTTGGACCATCAATGGATATCAAAATGGGCTTTCATAAAATTGCTCCTTATTATTACACTGGATGGCATGAACCAGGTGCAGAAACTCAGTTCTATATTAATACAAGAAAGTTTAATAAACTACCAAAAGATTTACAAAAGATTTTAGTTACTGCTATGAGAGTTTCTGCTTATGATTTATATATTCAGAACTATCATTTATCAGCTATTGCTTTAGCAGATATGTTAACTGAATATCCAAATATTAAAATCAAAACGTTACCTTCTGAAGTTATGAAAAAAATGAAAGAAGTAAATGCTGAATTAAGAGTTGAAATGGCGAATAAAAGTCCATTACTAAAAGAGGTTTTCCAATCTCAGGAAGCTTATCAAAAGAAAGCAAGAGAGTGGACAAAAATGTCTGATTTCTTATATTTAAAAGATAACTTAGAATAA
- a CDS encoding succinate dehydrogenase/fumarate reductase iron-sulfur subunit produces the protein MKINIKRFNQANEPQKFNNEFEVSNTNLLQAFNEIKKEHDETLTYRCGCKSGVCGSCAVRVNGVERLACKTNINENDVIEPIKNSKVIKDLVVDVSHETLLIEKTNSFMQDNSDEEIEQKDINKIDRQSNCILCNSCYSSCPVYEANKSFLGPFALSRALRYSNDKKMANNDLIIESIQSNGIWDCTLCGACTMVCPQGIDPKMDILQLQGLASQKGYTNPYQATFDSNMGFDMSDMGFDPNGSF, from the coding sequence ATGAAAATAAATATCAAGAGATTTAATCAAGCAAATGAACCTCAAAAATTTAACAATGAATTTGAAGTTTCTAATACAAACCTTCTTCAAGCTTTTAATGAAATTAAAAAAGAACATGATGAAACATTAACATATAGATGTGGATGTAAAAGTGGAGTATGTGGCTCATGTGCTGTTAGAGTAAATGGAGTTGAAAGACTTGCATGTAAAACTAATATCAATGAAAATGATGTAATTGAACCTATCAAAAATTCTAAAGTAATAAAAGATTTAGTAGTAGATGTTTCACATGAAACATTGTTAATAGAAAAAACAAACTCTTTTATGCAAGATAATTCAGATGAAGAAATTGAGCAAAAAGATATAAATAAAATTGATAGACAAAGTAATTGTATTCTTTGTAACTCATGTTATAGTTCATGTCCTGTTTACGAAGCAAATAAGAGCTTTCTAGGGCCTTTTGCACTATCAAGAGCATTGAGATATTCAAATGACAAAAAGATGGCTAATAACGACCTTATAATTGAGAGTATTCAAAGTAACGGTATTTGGGATTGTACTTTATGTGGAGCATGTACTATGGTTTGTCCTCAAGGGATAGATCCTAAGATGGATATTCTTCAACTTCAAGGTTTAGCTAGTCAAAAAGGATATACAAATCCTTATCAAGCAACATTTGATTCTAATATGGGATTTGATATGAGTGATATGGGCTTTGATCCAAATGGGAGTTTTTAA
- a CDS encoding FAD-dependent oxidoreductase: MYDVIIIGSGAAGLSAALSAKEKNSKTLVISKTQPTHSQTVQAQGGINAVLYEDKDSIEQHVADTYNASKEISSKDNINFMCSNAKDTINWLDEIGVPFNRDKENKISQRKFGGTKKIRTCYSSDYTGLKILHTLFDQCIKNKIEFLNEHVLLDLIVEDKICKGVVILDILSGEIKEIYSKSIILATGGYAGIYQNFTTNSYSNTADGIAIALRAGAKLSNMEFVQFHPTALVNSNILISESARGEGGYLVDKDGNRFIDELKARDEVARAIYTRITNKESVYLDLRHLGLEKINDLMPQERRLALEFSNVKLEEELLPINPAAHYTMGGIKTNINGQTNIKNLYASGECAQANIHGANRLGGNSLLEIVTLGKHIGSYASENIDNEISVQDINSNKLELIKEEIENIFEYKNEINLYKCKDEVGQILFDKAGLFKDKNSLNEALKQINEIKNSLDEIGVVDKQKEYNKNLLEFLEFRNILDIALVVIESALNREESRGSHYRVDYPNIDVSYLKNSKAVLEENKVSCSFEDVV, translated from the coding sequence ATGTATGATGTCATAATAATTGGTTCTGGTGCAGCTGGTCTTAGTGCTGCACTAAGTGCAAAAGAAAAAAACTCAAAAACTTTAGTTATATCAAAAACTCAACCAACACATTCTCAAACAGTTCAAGCTCAAGGTGGCATCAATGCAGTTTTATATGAAGATAAAGACAGCATAGAACAACATGTAGCTGATACATACAATGCTTCTAAAGAGATATCAAGTAAAGATAACATCAACTTTATGTGTAGTAATGCTAAAGATACAATCAACTGGCTTGATGAAATTGGAGTTCCTTTTAATAGAGATAAAGAGAATAAAATATCTCAAAGAAAATTTGGTGGAACTAAAAAAATACGTACTTGTTACTCTAGTGATTATACTGGACTTAAAATTCTTCATACACTATTTGATCAATGTATCAAAAACAAAATTGAATTTCTTAATGAACATGTTTTATTAGATTTAATTGTAGAAGATAAAATCTGTAAGGGTGTAGTAATTCTTGATATTTTATCAGGAGAAATAAAAGAGATATATTCAAAAAGTATAATATTAGCTACTGGTGGATATGCAGGAATATACCAAAACTTTACAACTAACTCTTATTCAAATACTGCTGATGGTATTGCTATTGCATTAAGAGCTGGGGCAAAATTATCTAATATGGAGTTTGTACAGTTTCATCCAACAGCACTTGTTAATTCAAATATACTAATTAGTGAAAGTGCTAGAGGTGAGGGTGGATATCTAGTGGATAAAGATGGTAATAGATTTATTGACGAACTTAAAGCTAGAGATGAAGTAGCAAGGGCTATATATACTAGAATCACAAATAAAGAAAGTGTATATCTAGATCTTAGACATTTAGGCTTAGAAAAAATAAATGACTTAATGCCACAAGAGAGAAGACTTGCCTTAGAGTTTTCAAATGTAAAACTTGAAGAGGAATTATTACCAATTAATCCAGCAGCTCATTACACAATGGGTGGAATAAAAACAAATATTAATGGACAAACAAATATTAAAAATCTATATGCCTCTGGAGAGTGTGCACAAGCTAATATCCATGGTGCAAATAGATTAGGTGGAAATTCACTATTAGAAATTGTTACTCTAGGAAAACATATTGGAAGCTATGCATCTGAAAATATTGACAATGAAATAAGTGTTCAAGATATCAACTCAAATAAACTTGAATTAATTAAAGAAGAAATAGAAAATATCTTTGAATATAAAAATGAAATAAACTTATATAAATGCAAAGATGAAGTAGGGCAAATACTATTTGATAAAGCCGGTTTATTTAAAGATAAAAATAGTTTAAATGAAGCTCTTAAACAAATCAATGAAATAAAAAATTCACTTGATGAAATTGGAGTTGTGGACAAACAAAAAGAGTACAACAAAAATTTATTAGAGTTTTTAGAGTTCAGGAATATTCTTGATATTGCTTTAGTTGTTATAGAATCTGCACTAAATAGAGAAGAGAGTAGAGGAAGTCATTATAGAGTTGATTATCCAAATATTGATGTTTCTTATTTGAAAAACTCTAAAGCCGTACTAGAAGAGAATAAAGTATCTTGTTCATTTGAGGATGTAGTATGA